In Dyadobacter sp. CECT 9275, the following proteins share a genomic window:
- a CDS encoding META domain-containing protein, whose product MKNLKFWLVYLLLIFWGTACRKETAIQSDLELAGKWKLDYIIQENDTIKKPEPYHAPMEVSLTFKDKGELEATSSNNFLTGFYETAQDNTIQLGGGGTEREETDWGNLFLHALPDINLYDLKSNRLTLISSNNSRLVFSRAK is encoded by the coding sequence ATGAAAAACTTGAAATTTTGGCTGGTGTACCTGCTGCTGATCTTCTGGGGCACCGCCTGCCGGAAGGAAACAGCTATTCAAAGTGATCTTGAACTTGCGGGAAAATGGAAACTGGATTATATTATCCAGGAAAACGATACCATTAAAAAACCGGAACCTTATCATGCGCCTATGGAGGTGAGCCTTACCTTCAAAGACAAGGGTGAACTTGAAGCTACATCCTCCAATAATTTCCTGACCGGCTTTTATGAAACCGCCCAGGATAATACCATACAACTCGGTGGCGGGGGAACCGAACGGGAAGAAACCGACTGGGGGAATCTTTTCCTTCATGCATTGCCGGATATTAATTTGTACGATCTCAAAAGCAACCGATTAACCCTCATTTCCAGTAACAACAGCCGCCTGGTTTTTAGCCGGGCAAAATGA
- a CDS encoding Gfo/Idh/MocA family protein: MHPTEEINQDRRSFLKTAATGTAGILAASMFPAIVPASVFGKNAPSNKINIGQIGFGRIGSSHDLPEVIKNEAAHVIAVADLDKNRLAQGKVWIEKKYAERTGKDKYLEVKTYDDYHEILARKDIDAVIISTPDHWHAQPAMEAAVAGKHIYMQKPTSLTIREGRQMANMIIKKKVIFQLGSQQRSMNPWPQFKRTCELVRNGRIGKLKKVYVGLPGDPSGGNPAPMPVPSNLNYDMWLGSTPEVYYTLDRVHSQTDMLNERPGWLRLEQFGAGMITGWGSHHIDIAHWGMDTELTGPIEIEGKATFPAAGSGLWDVHGDFLVNARYANGVEMEIGGTNPNGVKFEGTEGWIFVSRGNVGVTASDPGAAAAAKENKAFYASDPKILGSVIGENEIHLYASPEQHQNWIESIQSGKQTISHAEIAQRSCTACLLAHTAMKLGRKLKWDPKKEDFIGDKEASATLSRPQRGPYGTTKVKG, translated from the coding sequence ATGCATCCTACTGAAGAAATTAACCAGGACAGAAGATCATTTCTGAAAACTGCCGCCACCGGTACAGCAGGTATCCTGGCGGCGTCCATGTTCCCGGCTATTGTTCCGGCGAGTGTTTTTGGCAAGAATGCCCCGAGTAACAAAATCAATATCGGGCAGATCGGATTCGGAAGGATCGGGTCTTCGCACGATTTGCCGGAAGTCATCAAAAACGAAGCCGCGCACGTGATCGCAGTGGCCGACCTGGACAAAAACCGTCTGGCACAGGGGAAGGTATGGATCGAGAAAAAATATGCAGAACGCACCGGGAAAGACAAATATCTGGAAGTAAAAACATACGACGACTACCACGAGATTCTGGCAAGAAAAGATATCGACGCGGTCATCATCAGTACGCCCGACCACTGGCATGCACAACCTGCTATGGAAGCCGCAGTTGCGGGCAAGCATATTTATATGCAAAAACCCACTTCCCTGACTATCCGGGAAGGCAGGCAGATGGCCAATATGATCATTAAGAAAAAAGTCATTTTCCAGCTGGGAAGCCAGCAGCGTTCCATGAATCCCTGGCCGCAGTTCAAACGGACTTGTGAGCTTGTCAGAAACGGCAGGATAGGGAAACTGAAAAAGGTATATGTCGGGCTCCCGGGCGACCCTTCCGGCGGTAACCCTGCGCCTATGCCGGTTCCGTCTAATCTTAATTATGATATGTGGCTGGGCTCCACTCCCGAAGTTTACTATACCCTGGACCGCGTTCACTCCCAAACCGACATGCTCAATGAGCGTCCGGGATGGTTACGTTTGGAACAGTTTGGGGCAGGTATGATCACCGGCTGGGGCTCACACCATATTGACATCGCCCACTGGGGAATGGATACAGAACTTACCGGGCCCATTGAAATTGAAGGCAAGGCAACATTCCCCGCTGCGGGTTCGGGGCTATGGGATGTCCACGGTGACTTTTTGGTGAATGCCCGATATGCCAATGGTGTAGAAATGGAAATAGGAGGTACCAATCCAAACGGTGTGAAGTTTGAGGGAACCGAAGGATGGATTTTCGTTTCACGCGGGAATGTAGGCGTAACGGCATCAGACCCGGGTGCGGCTGCGGCAGCCAAAGAGAATAAGGCATTTTACGCGAGTGATCCGAAAATCCTGGGTTCTGTTATCGGCGAAAACGAAATTCACCTTTATGCCAGCCCCGAACAGCACCAAAACTGGATTGAAAGTATTCAGAGTGGAAAACAAACCATCAGCCACGCAGAAATTGCCCAGCGATCGTGCACGGCTTGTCTTTTGGCACATACGGCCATGAAACTGGGAAGAAAACTGAAATGGGATCCTAAAAAGGAGGACTTCATAGGCGACAAGGAAGCCAGTGCAACTTTATCCCGGCCTCAGCGAGGCCCTTACGGAACCACAAAAGTCAAGGGCTGA
- a CDS encoding sugar phosphate isomerase/epimerase family protein: MKYSMNLLLWGDKIDDSLFPTLELIKKIGFDGVEVPIFNTNPEHWFKFRQKLDEIGLECETDTICGPEHHLISRDPKMRRATIDHLKNCLDCSLVLGATKLMGPFHSALGVFTGQPATDEEWQFGIEGIRELADYAESLDITLGLEYLNRFELYLTSCGDELIRFVDEVNHPSCRVMFDTFHANIEEKNIGDTIRKAGDRISFIQLSENDRSTPGKGNVNWEGVFEAIRDIRYDGWLSIEAFSPKLPVANIWRKMFESEEQLMRDGLNFIKSNI, from the coding sequence ATGAAATATAGTATGAATCTCCTGTTATGGGGAGACAAGATCGATGACAGCCTTTTCCCCACCCTGGAACTGATCAAAAAAATAGGGTTCGATGGTGTGGAGGTACCCATCTTCAATACAAATCCTGAACACTGGTTCAAATTTCGACAGAAGCTGGATGAAATAGGGCTGGAATGCGAAACAGACACCATTTGCGGTCCAGAGCACCACCTGATCAGCCGCGATCCAAAAATGCGTCGCGCTACGATTGACCACCTTAAAAATTGCCTCGATTGCTCTCTCGTCCTGGGTGCTACCAAACTAATGGGGCCATTCCATTCTGCCTTAGGAGTTTTCACAGGCCAGCCGGCTACAGACGAGGAATGGCAATTCGGTATTGAAGGTATCCGCGAGCTGGCAGATTATGCCGAATCCCTGGATATTACCCTCGGACTGGAATATCTCAACCGTTTTGAGTTATATCTGACCAGCTGCGGCGACGAGCTCATTCGGTTCGTAGACGAGGTAAATCATCCAAGCTGCCGGGTCATGTTTGATACTTTTCATGCCAACATCGAAGAGAAAAACATAGGGGATACCATTCGCAAAGCAGGTGACCGTATCTCATTTATACAGCTATCCGAAAATGACCGCTCCACTCCAGGAAAAGGAAATGTGAATTGGGAGGGCGTTTTTGAGGCGATCAGGGATATCAGGTACGATGGCTGGCTGAGTATAGAAGCTTTCAGTCCGAAACTTCCGGTAGCTAATATATGGCGTAAAATGTTTGAGTCCGAAGAGCAGCTGATGCGCGACGGACTCAATTTTATAAAATCAAACATTTAA
- a CDS encoding N-acyl-D-amino-acid deacylase family protein, giving the protein MKHILLLFLGISALSCSKTKYDTIIRNGTIYDGNGGKPYAADIGINGDTIAYIGDLKNAEANNEQDAKGNAVAPGFINMLSWADESLIQDGRSQSDIRQGVTLEVFGEGSSMGPINAKMKNAMLLGQGDIRYPVTWNTLGEYLQLMEKRGTSCNIASFVGAGTLRTYVVGEDNRAATQAELDSMQRLVKQAMEEGAMGVGSSLIYPPDFFANTQELIALCKEASKHGGMYISHMRSEGNKLDQAVEELLTIAREANIPAEIYHLKAAGKDNWHKMDRVIRRIGKARAQGLHISADMYTYLAGATGLTAAFPPTLQDGGFGKLWQRLQDPAIRSEMKKAMNSNPAEWENLYYAAGSPEKVLLLGFAKDSLKKYIGKTLAEVARIRGKSPEETAMDLIVQDSTRVGVAFFMMNEDNVKKQLALPWVSFGSDAASYSPEGVFLKSQPHPRAYGNFIRVLGHYSRDENLFPLETAIYKLAKLPATNLKLRKRGEIKVGHYADIVIFDPAQVRDHATYDKPQQFATGVSDVYINGVAVLKNGEHTNAKPGRFVKGPGYTGK; this is encoded by the coding sequence ATGAAACATATATTGCTTTTGTTCCTGGGCATTTCCGCTCTCTCCTGCTCTAAAACCAAATACGACACCATCATCCGCAACGGAACCATCTATGACGGAAACGGCGGAAAACCCTACGCTGCCGACATCGGAATTAACGGAGATACCATTGCCTACATTGGCGATCTTAAAAATGCAGAGGCCAACAATGAACAGGATGCAAAAGGCAATGCCGTAGCACCAGGCTTTATCAATATGCTTAGCTGGGCAGACGAATCCCTGATTCAGGATGGCCGGAGCCAGAGCGACATAAGGCAAGGTGTAACCTTGGAAGTATTTGGCGAAGGTTCCAGTATGGGCCCCATTAACGCGAAAATGAAAAACGCAATGCTGCTGGGACAGGGGGACATCAGATACCCCGTAACCTGGAACACACTGGGCGAATACCTTCAGTTGATGGAGAAAAGAGGTACAAGCTGCAACATTGCCTCATTTGTGGGGGCCGGTACGTTGCGTACTTATGTTGTTGGTGAAGATAACCGGGCCGCAACTCAAGCCGAACTGGATAGCATGCAGCGGCTTGTGAAACAGGCCATGGAAGAAGGAGCCATGGGGGTGGGTTCATCCCTGATTTATCCTCCCGATTTTTTCGCGAACACGCAGGAGTTGATTGCCTTGTGTAAAGAAGCTTCGAAACACGGTGGTATGTATATTTCCCATATGCGCAGTGAGGGTAACAAGCTGGACCAGGCCGTTGAAGAGTTGCTCACCATTGCCCGGGAAGCGAATATCCCGGCAGAAATTTATCACCTCAAAGCAGCCGGAAAAGATAACTGGCATAAAATGGACCGTGTGATCCGCCGGATTGGAAAGGCAAGGGCTCAGGGATTGCACATTTCCGCAGATATGTATACCTACCTGGCGGGCGCTACGGGCCTCACAGCCGCCTTTCCTCCTACACTGCAGGATGGAGGTTTCGGAAAATTGTGGCAGCGGCTCCAGGACCCGGCGATCCGTTCTGAAATGAAAAAAGCCATGAACAGTAATCCCGCCGAATGGGAAAACCTGTACTATGCCGCCGGATCACCGGAAAAAGTACTGCTGCTCGGTTTCGCCAAGGATTCCTTAAAAAAATACATTGGAAAAACCCTCGCTGAAGTTGCCCGGATCAGAGGAAAATCTCCGGAAGAAACCGCCATGGACCTGATCGTACAGGATAGCACCCGGGTTGGCGTTGCATTTTTTATGATGAATGAAGACAATGTAAAAAAACAACTGGCATTGCCATGGGTTAGTTTTGGCTCGGATGCCGCGAGTTATTCTCCTGAGGGCGTTTTTCTAAAATCACAGCCTCATCCCAGGGCCTACGGAAATTTCATAAGGGTACTCGGCCATTACTCGAGGGACGAAAATCTGTTCCCCCTGGAAACAGCTATTTATAAACTGGCTAAATTACCGGCCACCAACCTGAAACTTCGTAAACGGGGAGAAATCAAAGTGGGCCACTACGCGGATATTGTAATTTTTGATCCGGCTCAGGTACGGGATCATGCCACTTACGACAAGCCTCAGCAATTCGCAACGGGAGTTTCCGACGTTTATATAAACGGTGTGGCAGTGCTCAAAAACGGTGAACACACCAATGCAAAACCCGGAAGATTTGTGAAAGGGCCGGGATATACCGGAAAGTAG
- a CDS encoding ThuA domain-containing protein — MTKSFKLFKYLLLLLSLAVTAQSYAQKIKWNKVKILVYTKNGSGYVHDNIANSVTAIQELGKQHGFKVDVSNDPATFTDENLKQYDALVFSNTNNDVFDTDAQRVALMRYIQAGGNFVGLHSASGTERKWRWFKDMLGGTFFWHEPGQGFTVKILDAKNPSLAHLPAQWVRTKDEFYFIKELGVNLNVLAVNDHTTIQKPGGKALDTFGTVFPSVWWHEYDGGRAFYTSLGHEKEDYFKDDLKKHILGSIEWAIGPQKARNYSKAYATSPHDEVRK; from the coding sequence ATGACAAAATCTTTTAAACTCTTCAAATACCTTTTGCTGCTACTTTCCTTGGCGGTGACAGCACAGTCCTATGCCCAAAAGATCAAATGGAATAAGGTTAAAATTCTTGTGTATACAAAAAACGGAAGTGGATATGTGCATGATAATATCGCCAATTCCGTAACGGCCATTCAGGAACTTGGCAAGCAGCACGGTTTTAAGGTGGATGTCAGCAATGATCCGGCCACTTTCACAGACGAAAACCTGAAACAGTATGATGCGCTGGTTTTTTCCAATACCAACAACGACGTGTTTGATACCGACGCCCAAAGAGTGGCATTGATGCGGTATATACAGGCTGGCGGAAATTTTGTAGGGCTCCATTCTGCTTCGGGTACCGAGCGAAAATGGCGTTGGTTTAAAGATATGCTCGGCGGAACGTTTTTCTGGCATGAGCCAGGGCAAGGATTTACGGTAAAAATACTGGATGCAAAAAATCCTTCCCTGGCACACTTGCCAGCACAATGGGTAAGAACGAAAGACGAATTTTATTTTATCAAAGAGCTGGGCGTTAATTTAAATGTACTGGCAGTTAACGATCACACAACGATCCAGAAGCCGGGTGGCAAGGCACTGGATACCTTCGGTACCGTATTTCCGTCGGTGTGGTGGCATGAATATGACGGCGGCCGGGCTTTTTATACTTCACTGGGTCATGAAAAAGAAGATTATTTTAAGGATGATCTGAAAAAACATATTCTTGGCAGTATCGAATGGGCCATTGGTCCGCAAAAAGCCAGGAATTACAGCAAGGCCTATGCCACCAGTCCGCATGATGAAGTGCGTAAGTAA
- a CDS encoding SDR family NAD(P)-dependent oxidoreductase yields the protein MNISTKENLSYQNPTPDLTPFSLAGKLALITGGGSGIGFYIAQSMVQAGARVVITGRREAVLQEAVKALGPRTGYVVNDITQLGTIPGLVEDIETQFGAIDILVNNAGVNMKKHAVEVTDEDFDRIVQTNLHAVFSITRECGKKMTARKSGSIIMITSMAALYGIDRVVAYTASKSAITGMVKALTTEFSPYNVRVNAVAPGFIETPMMLTAMNGDPSRRDKAMDRTPMGTWGKPDDIGWAAVFLASPAAKFITGVSLPVDGGNSIGF from the coding sequence ATGAATATTTCCACAAAAGAAAATTTATCTTATCAAAACCCAACACCCGATCTCACACCCTTTTCTCTGGCAGGAAAGCTCGCACTCATTACGGGAGGAGGCAGTGGCATTGGATTTTATATAGCACAGTCCATGGTACAGGCCGGTGCAAGGGTGGTCATTACCGGCCGCCGGGAGGCGGTTTTACAGGAAGCTGTAAAAGCACTCGGCCCACGGACAGGTTACGTTGTAAACGACATCACGCAGCTCGGCACTATCCCAGGACTCGTGGAGGATATCGAAACACAATTCGGTGCCATTGATATTCTGGTGAACAATGCAGGTGTAAATATGAAAAAACATGCCGTGGAGGTCACAGATGAGGATTTTGACCGGATCGTACAGACCAACCTGCATGCCGTTTTTTCCATCACCCGGGAATGCGGCAAGAAAATGACCGCACGTAAAAGTGGCTCCATCATCATGATCACCTCCATGGCTGCGTTGTACGGCATTGACCGCGTAGTAGCTTACACTGCCTCCAAATCTGCAATCACGGGCATGGTGAAAGCGCTAACGACGGAATTTTCGCCTTACAATGTCCGGGTAAATGCTGTTGCACCAGGTTTCATTGAAACACCCATGATGCTCACCGCCATGAACGGTGACCCGTCCAGAAGAGACAAGGCCATGGACCGGACTCCCATGGGTACCTGGGGGAAACCCGACGATATTGGCTGGGCTGCGGTGTTTCTTGCCTCTCCTGCTGCAAAATTCATTACCGGTGTATCACTGCCTGTGGATGGCGGAAATTCCATCGGGTTTTAA
- a CDS encoding AraC family transcriptional regulator, translating into MKAPIHKNIESQVRTITVHELKEPHFDANWHFHPHYQLFTVMEGTGKRFIGDSIHTFEPGDTVFLGPDVPHLWRSDAVYFEGNAAFSTHGIVLYFQEDFLGKDFLEKPEMLALRQLLIDSKRGIVYKGEVREHIRQELQGLLHTEGFKSILRLLALLDRLAHEQEGTPIASYGYVNTYKISETERMQKVHNYVLQHFAQEIRLSDVASLAGMSEAAFCRYFKARSNKTFIDFVNEIRIGHACKLLLEDQWTIAQIAYDSGFDSLSNFNRNFKKYIGHTPREYKGNY; encoded by the coding sequence ATGAAGGCGCCGATTCATAAAAATATTGAAAGCCAGGTAAGGACAATAACGGTTCATGAACTTAAAGAGCCGCATTTTGATGCGAACTGGCATTTTCACCCGCACTACCAGTTGTTCACGGTGATGGAAGGAACTGGGAAGCGTTTCATCGGAGATTCCATCCACACTTTTGAGCCGGGAGATACTGTTTTTCTGGGTCCCGACGTCCCACACCTCTGGAGAAGTGATGCGGTCTATTTTGAGGGAAATGCCGCGTTTTCCACCCATGGCATTGTGCTCTATTTTCAGGAAGATTTTCTGGGAAAGGATTTTCTGGAAAAGCCGGAAATGCTGGCGCTCCGGCAATTGCTGATCGACTCAAAAAGAGGGATCGTTTATAAGGGAGAGGTGAGGGAGCATATCAGGCAAGAGCTACAAGGGCTGCTGCATACGGAAGGTTTTAAGAGTATTCTCAGGCTGCTGGCCCTGCTGGACCGCCTGGCGCACGAGCAGGAGGGAACACCGATTGCGAGTTACGGATATGTGAATACCTACAAGATTTCCGAAACCGAAAGAATGCAGAAAGTGCACAATTATGTACTGCAGCATTTTGCTCAGGAAATAAGGCTGAGTGATGTTGCCTCTCTGGCCGGAATGAGTGAAGCAGCATTTTGTCGTTACTTCAAGGCACGCTCGAACAAGACCTTCATCGACTTTGTCAACGAGATACGCATCGGACACGCTTGCAAATTATTGCTGGAGGACCAGTGGACCATTGCCCAGATAGCCTATGACAGTGGTTTTGATTCTTTGTCAAATTTCAACAGGAATTTTAAAAAGTACATCGGGCATACCCCGAGAGAGTATAAGGGGAATTACTGA